TGATATAATTATCAGGTAAAAATTTTTAGGAGTTTATTATGGTTTCTTCAGAATTTATCTCAAAGATTGAATTTGCTTGCAAGAAGAAAGAAAGTCTTTATAGTCAAAGCAAATTTAAGTATGCGATTCGTTCCATGTTTGCAGGTGCATTTTTGACCTTCAGTACTGCTGCTGGTGCAGTTGGGGCTGACTTGATTAATAAAATTGCACCAGGTAGTGGACGTTTCCTCTTCCCATTTGTCTTTGCTTGGGGATTGGCCTACATTGTTTTCTTGAATGCCGAGTTGGTAACATCAAATATGATGTTCTTGACTGCTGGTAGTTTCTTGAAAAAAATCTCTTGGAGAAAAACAGCTGAGATTTTACTTTACTGTACCTTGTTTAACCTTATCGGGGCTTTGATAGCAGGTTGGGGCTTTGCCCACTCAGCAGCTTATGCACATCTGACACACGATAGTTTCATCTCAGGGGTTGTTGAGATGAAGTTAGGCCGTTCAAATGAATTAATCTTGCTTGAGGCGATTTTGGCAAATATTTTCGTAAATATTGCGATTCTGTCATTTGTTTTGGTCAAAGATGGTGGTGCCAAACTTTGGCTTGTGTTGTCAGCTATTTACATGTTTGTATTCTTAACAAACGAGCACATTGCGGCGAACTTTGCTTCTTTCGCGATTGTGAAATTCAGTGTTGCTGCTGATACTATTGCTAACTTCGGTGTTGGAAATATGCTCCGTCACTGGGGAGTAACCTTCATTGGAAACTTTATCGGAGGCGGCCTCTTGATGGGTCTTCCATATGCCTTCCTCAATAAAAACGAAGATACTTATGTAGATTAAGAAAATGAGCACGATTGAGTCGTGCTTTTTTCAATTTTGTAAGAAGTAATAGCCACTCCTTATATCAAAATATAGAAAAGAGGTATTAGTCAAGATAGGCCGACAGTGCTAGAATATCCTTAATGAAACTATATGGAGGTCACCTTATGACTCGTGATTTTAAATTTGAAACTTTGCAACTACATGCTGGTCAAGTTGTGGATCCAGCTACTAAGTCTCGTGCAGTGCCGATTTATCAAACAACATCCTTCGTTTTTGATGACACGCAGGAAGGTGCCGATTTGTTTGCCTTGAGAAAACCAGGCAACATTTATACTCGTATCACCAATCCTACAACAGCTGCCTTTGAAGAAAGAATTGCTGCTCTTGAAGGTGGTGTTGGAGCTCTTGCAACAGCATCAGGTATGGCTGCAGTGACTTATACGATTTTAGCGCTTGCCCATGCAGGTGACCATGTAGTGGCTGCTTCGACTATTTACGGTGGAACCTTCAATCTTTTGAAAGAAACCCTTCCTCGTTATGGGATCACAACAACCTTTGTCGATGTGGATAATTTGGAGGAAGTAGAAGCAGCAATCAATAATAATACCAAGCTTGTCTTGATTGAAACCTTGGGCAACCCCTTGATTAACATTCCAGACTTGGAAAAATTGGCAGAGATTGCTCATAAGCATCAGATTCCACTTGTTTCTGACAATACATTTGCTACACCTTATTTGATTAACGTCTTCTCTCACGGCGTAGATATTGCCATTCATTCTGCGACTAAGTTTATCGGTGGGCATGGTACGACTATTGGTGGAGTGATTGTCGATAGCGGTCGTTTTGACTGGGCGGCTTCAGGGAAATTCCCTCAATTTGTTGAGGAAGACCCAAGCTACCACAATTTGAGCTATACTCGTGATGTCGGTGCAGCAGCCTTTATTATAGCTGTCCGTGTTCAATTGCTCCGTGATACAGGTGCAGCCTTGTCACCATTTAATGCCTTTCTCTTGCTCCAAGGACTTGAAACCCTTTCACTTCGTGTGGAACGTCATGTACAAAATGCAGAGAAAATTGTTGATTTCCTTGTCAACCATCCTAAGGTAGAAAAAGTTAACTATCCAAAATTGGCTGATAGTCCTTATCATGCCTTGGCTGAGAAATACTTGCCAAAAGGTGTGGGCTCAATCTTTACCTTCCATGTCAAAGGTGGCGAGGAAGAAGCACGCAAGGTTATTGATCATTTAGAAATCTTTTCTGACCTAGCAAACGTGGCAGATGCTAAATCGCTTGTTGTCCATCCAGCAACAACCACTCACGGTCAATTGTCAGAAAAAGACCTAGAAGCAGCAGGTGTCACACCAAACCAAATTCGCTTGTCTATCGGACTTGAAAAT
This portion of the Streptococcus mitis B6 genome encodes:
- a CDS encoding formate/nitrite transporter family protein; translation: MVSSEFISKIEFACKKKESLYSQSKFKYAIRSMFAGAFLTFSTAAGAVGADLINKIAPGSGRFLFPFVFAWGLAYIVFLNAELVTSNMMFLTAGSFLKKISWRKTAEILLYCTLFNLIGALIAGWGFAHSAAYAHLTHDSFISGVVEMKLGRSNELILLEAILANIFVNIAILSFVLVKDGGAKLWLVLSAIYMFVFLTNEHIAANFASFAIVKFSVAADTIANFGVGNMLRHWGVTFIGNFIGGGLLMGLPYAFLNKNEDTYVD
- a CDS encoding O-acetylhomoserine aminocarboxypropyltransferase/cysteine synthase family protein translates to MTRDFKFETLQLHAGQVVDPATKSRAVPIYQTTSFVFDDTQEGADLFALRKPGNIYTRITNPTTAAFEERIAALEGGVGALATASGMAAVTYTILALAHAGDHVVAASTIYGGTFNLLKETLPRYGITTTFVDVDNLEEVEAAINNNTKLVLIETLGNPLINIPDLEKLAEIAHKHQIPLVSDNTFATPYLINVFSHGVDIAIHSATKFIGGHGTTIGGVIVDSGRFDWAASGKFPQFVEEDPSYHNLSYTRDVGAAAFIIAVRVQLLRDTGAALSPFNAFLLLQGLETLSLRVERHVQNAEKIVDFLVNHPKVEKVNYPKLADSPYHALAEKYLPKGVGSIFTFHVKGGEEEARKVIDHLEIFSDLANVADAKSLVVHPATTTHGQLSEKDLEAAGVTPNQIRLSIGLENVDDLIEDLRLALEKI